Proteins encoded by one window of Methylovirgula ligni:
- a CDS encoding rhodanese-like domain-containing protein encodes MAETLTKPIVEDVSLKDLKEGLADGSIVLVDVREPHEYAAGRIPGSTLNPLQSFNTEALPPPEPGKRIVFSCRSGRRSITALGFAQAAGRNDIRAHYPGGILGWEGAGEPVENVESEFGR; translated from the coding sequence ATGGCTGAGACGCTGACCAAACCGATCGTCGAGGATGTGAGCCTCAAGGATTTGAAAGAGGGGCTCGCCGATGGCTCCATCGTTCTCGTCGATGTGCGCGAGCCGCACGAATATGCCGCCGGCCGCATACCCGGTTCGACGCTGAACCCGCTGCAGAGCTTCAATACGGAGGCGTTGCCGCCGCCGGAGCCCGGCAAGCGCATCGTCTTCTCGTGTCGTTCGGGCCGCCGCTCGATCACCGCGCTTGGCTTCGCCCAGGCGGCGGGCCGTAACGACATTCGCGCGCATTATCCCGGCGGCATCCTCGGTTGGGAAGGCGCCGGCGAGCCGGTGGAAAATGTCGAGTCGGAATTTGGCCGGTAA
- a CDS encoding S1C family serine protease, producing the protein MFDNPTTFLLDETHENADVTASAPEAPALDDARLLDAYSQTVAGVVERVGAAVVRIDIRRGDGKHGGSGSGVIVSPDGLILTNSHVVQGGKRAEITTLDGRNLSARVLGDDPDTDLALVRVDADTTLPFAALGDSKALKRGEIAIAIGNPLGFDATVTAGIVSALGRSLRSKSGRLIDDVIQTDAALNPGNSGGPLVSSNGEVIGINTAMIAGAQGICFAVAANTARFVLGEIIRHGRVRRAALGIGGGTIPLPRRIALRLGLEQATGAVITAVEQGGPADHAGLLTGDIVLAVSGQPVTGVDDLVRLLDADKIGSTVPLDVLRRSDKRRYWVALKER; encoded by the coding sequence ATGTTCGACAACCCAACCACATTTCTGCTGGATGAAACGCACGAAAATGCGGACGTGACCGCGAGCGCCCCTGAGGCGCCGGCGCTGGACGACGCGCGGCTTCTCGATGCCTATTCGCAGACGGTCGCGGGCGTCGTGGAGCGCGTCGGCGCTGCCGTCGTGCGGATCGACATCCGCCGCGGCGACGGCAAGCATGGCGGCTCGGGCTCCGGCGTCATCGTTTCGCCCGACGGGCTGATCCTGACCAACAGCCATGTCGTGCAAGGCGGCAAGCGCGCCGAGATCACCACGCTCGACGGACGCAATCTGTCCGCGCGTGTCCTCGGCGATGACCCCGATACCGACCTCGCGCTCGTGCGCGTCGATGCCGACACCACTCTGCCCTTCGCGGCGCTCGGCGATTCAAAGGCGCTAAAGCGCGGCGAGATCGCCATTGCCATCGGCAATCCGCTCGGCTTCGACGCCACGGTGACGGCCGGCATCGTCTCGGCGCTCGGCCGCTCGCTGCGGTCGAAATCCGGCCGGCTCATCGACGACGTGATCCAGACCGACGCGGCGTTGAATCCCGGCAATTCCGGTGGCCCGCTCGTCTCGTCCAACGGCGAGGTCATCGGCATCAATACGGCGATGATCGCCGGCGCACAGGGCATTTGTTTCGCCGTCGCGGCCAACACCGCCCGCTTTGTGCTCGGGGAGATCATCCGCCACGGCCGCGTGCGCCGCGCCGCGCTCGGCATTGGCGGCGGCACGATCCCGCTGCCGCGCCGGATCGCGCTGCGGCTCGGTCTTGAACAGGCGACGGGTGCCGTCATCACCGCCGTCGAACAGGGCGGTCCGGCCGACCACGCCGGTTTGCTGACGGGCGATATCGTGCTTGCGGTCTCCGGCCAGCCGGTGACAGGCGTTGACGATCTCGTGCGCCTGCTCGACGCCGACAAGATCGGCTCGACCGTGCCGCTCGACGTGCTGCGCCGTTCGGACAAGCGGCGCTATTGGGTGGCGCTGAAAGAGAGATAA
- a CDS encoding PhzF family phenazine biosynthesis protein, which yields MRRQYYLLDVFTDRPLAGNPLAVVIESGGLDTTAMQKIAAEFNLSETVFVLPPRDPINTARLRIFTPKAELPFAGHPTIGTAVLIGELRAAGLMRSQDVRIVLEEAVGDVSCLARHRSGQARQAEFTLPKLPVQIAEARPREKIATALGLTPSDIGFGRHQPAVFSAGTPFTTVPIASLAALAAARPRLDLFDDAFVPPGPAHAYLYAAADDEASHDFETRMFAPTLGVYEDPATGAAAAAFAGVVMQFEDVPDGHHALTLLQGVALGRPSRIVLSLDVENGALVEAAVGGSAVIVAEGKLDL from the coding sequence TTGCGCCGCCAGTATTATCTGCTCGACGTCTTCACCGATCGGCCGCTTGCCGGCAATCCGCTCGCGGTCGTCATCGAAAGCGGCGGGCTCGACACGACGGCGATGCAGAAGATCGCCGCCGAATTCAATCTCTCGGAAACGGTCTTCGTCCTGCCGCCGCGCGATCCAATCAACACCGCGCGGCTGCGCATCTTCACGCCGAAAGCGGAACTGCCGTTCGCCGGACATCCGACGATCGGCACCGCCGTGCTCATCGGCGAATTGCGCGCTGCGGGCCTGATGCGCAGCCAGGACGTGCGCATCGTGCTGGAGGAAGCGGTCGGCGATGTCTCATGCCTCGCGCGCCATCGCTCCGGCCAGGCGCGGCAGGCGGAATTTACGTTGCCGAAACTGCCCGTCCAGATCGCCGAAGCGCGCCCGCGCGAAAAGATCGCTACTGCGCTTGGCCTCACGCCGTCGGACATCGGCTTCGGGCGGCATCAGCCCGCCGTCTTTTCCGCCGGCACGCCGTTCACCACCGTCCCCATCGCCAGTCTGGCGGCGCTCGCGGCGGCGCGGCCACGGCTCGATCTCTTCGATGATGCCTTCGTGCCGCCAGGACCGGCGCATGCCTACCTTTACGCGGCGGCCGATGACGAGGCTTCACACGATTTCGAGACGCGCATGTTCGCGCCGACGCTCGGCGTCTACGAAGATCCCGCGACCGGCGCAGCGGCGGCGGCCTTCGCCGGTGTGGTCATGCAGTTCGAGGATGTGCCCGACGGCCATCATGCGCTGACACTTTTGCAGGGTGTCGCCCTTGGCCGGCCGAGCCGGATCGTGCTGTCGCTCGATGTCGAGAACGGCGCGCTCGTCGAAGCTGCGGTCGGCGGCTCGGCCGTGATCGTCGCCGAAGGAAAGCTCGATCTGTGA